DNA sequence from the Candidatus Sulfuricurvum sp. RIFRC-1 genome:
CTGTACGACAAATCCCGCTTCGGTTTCGGAGTGGAAATTTACACCTGCACCTTTGTGGGCAAGGAGAAAACGGTCGTTTTCATAAACGATAAGAATAGATTTTTGATTCATTTTTAAACGGCTTTTTGATTTAAAATCTTATTTTCATATTGTACCTGCATTAACATACAGTTTATATTTCATAGTGCTTTATAGTGCTAAAATGATAAAAATGAGGATTGAAATATTCAAAAAAGGGGCAGGGATGTATGCATACGGAATGCACGGTTGGGGGATGTTTTTTGGTTGGCTGATTCCTATAGGATTGTTATTAATGCTTGTCTATTTTTTCAATGAAAAAAGAGGTTCATCCGCTAAAGATATTTTGGATCGGCGTTATGCCAAAGGGGAAATTGATACCAAAGAATACCGAGAACGGCTGAAAGAACTTAGTTCTGTGAACGAGGATAATAGCGATTAATAAAGGATATCCGATGGCAAAAGATATTGTCTGCGGAATGGAGGTTTCCCCCTCGACGCCGTATCAAAGCGATTATAAGGCTCAACACTATCTGTTTTGCTCCGGTCATTGTCAGCGCAAATTTGAAGAGCATCCCGAACACTACCTTTCCGAACCTCCCTCCGTATCGTGTCATAATCATAGCTGTGCCGTTGATACCGCTATTTATACCTGCCCCATGCATCCTGAAGTGGAGCAAATAGGGCCGGGCAGCTGTCCTAAATGCGGTATGGCGCTTGAGCCCAAAACATTGCAGCTCGAAGACGATACCACCGAATACGATGCGATGAAGCGCCGTTTTTGGATGAGCTTGCTGTTATCGGTCGTGGTATTGATTAGTGCGATGGGCTCGGAGTTTTTTCCCGAACAATTTGACGCGATGATCGATCCCAAATCGCGCCAGTGGTTTGAAATGTTCCTCTCCGTTCCGGTCGTTTGGTGGGGGGGATCGATTTTCTATATTCGGGCATGGGAATCGGTTCGTAACCGCAGTCTTAATATGTTTACCCTCATAGCACTGGGTACTGCAACCGCATGGAGTTACAGTGCCGCCGCCGTTCTTTTCTCAAACCTTTTTCCGGAAAATCTGTTGACCCATATGGGGGTAGTTCCGGTCTATTTCGAAGCGGCAGCGGTCATCACTGCCCTTGTCTTGCTGGGGCAGGTTTTGGAACTACGCGCCCGAAGCCGAACCAACGATGCCATCCGCCTTTTGCTGGGACTTTCACCGAAGAGTGCGCGTATTATCCGCTCGGATGGCAGTGAAGAGGATATCCCGCTCAATGGTGTACACTCAGGTGATAGACTCCGAATCCGTCCGGGAGAGAAGATTCCGGTGGACGGTGACGTGACCCTGGGGGAGAGTTATGTGGACGAATCGATGCTGACCGGAGAGCCGATTCCCGTCTCCAAAAAAAAGGGAGACCGTCTGATCGGTGCGACGATTAATACGACGGGAAGTCTCATTATGCAGGCACAGAAAGTGGGAGCCGATACGCTCCTTTCCCAAATTGTGGCGATGGTCTCGCAGGCACAGCGCTCCCGTGCGCCGATTCAGAAGAGTGCCGACAGAGTATCGGGTTATTTTGTCCCCGTGGTCATTTTGATTTCACTCATAACGTTTATTGTTTGGTATCTATTCGGACCTGAACCGTCGCTCGGGTATGCTCTCGTCAATGCCGTAGCGGTGCTGATTATCGCCTGTCCATGCGCACTGGGATTGGCCACCCCCATATCGATTATGGTCGGTACCGGCAAAGGGGCAACGGCGGGAGTACTCATCAAAAATGCCGAAGCGCTGGAGATAATGGAAAAAATCGATATCCTCGTCGTCGATAAAACGGGAACGCTGACGGAGGGAAAACCCAAAATGGTTTCCGTTATTTCCCAAGAGGGGTGGGATGAAAACAGGATTGTTACTTTGGCGGCTTCGCTGGAGAGAGGGAGCGAGCATCCTCTTGCATTAGCGGTAGTGAACGGCGCGCAGGAGAGAGGATTATCCCTGAGTGAAGCAGATCAGTTTCGATCGGTAACGGGCAAAGGGGTTGTGGGGATTATCGAAGGGGGCAGGATTGCGCTGGGGAATGTTGCACTTATGAAAGAGATGGGGGTCGAAACCGTCGCGCTTACGGCTGCTGCGGATGATTTGCGCCGCAGGGGAGAGAGTGTAATGTTTCTTTCCGTCGATGAAGCCCTAGTCGGGATACTCGGAGTCGCCGATCCGATTAAAGCGACCACCGCGCAGGCGATCCGTGATTTGCATGCGGAGGGGGTAGATGTCGTGATGTTAAGCGGGGACAACCGTATCACCG
Encoded proteins:
- a CDS encoding heavy metal translocating P-type ATPase, whose translation is MAKDIVCGMEVSPSTPYQSDYKAQHYLFCSGHCQRKFEEHPEHYLSEPPSVSCHNHSCAVDTAIYTCPMHPEVEQIGPGSCPKCGMALEPKTLQLEDDTTEYDAMKRRFWMSLLLSVVVLISAMGSEFFPEQFDAMIDPKSRQWFEMFLSVPVVWWGGSIFYIRAWESVRNRSLNMFTLIALGTATAWSYSAAAVLFSNLFPENLLTHMGVVPVYFEAAAVITALVLLGQVLELRARSRTNDAIRLLLGLSPKSARIIRSDGSEEDIPLNGVHSGDRLRIRPGEKIPVDGDVTLGESYVDESMLTGEPIPVSKKKGDRLIGATINTTGSLIMQAQKVGADTLLSQIVAMVSQAQRSRAPIQKSADRVSGYFVPVVILISLITFIVWYLFGPEPSLGYALVNAVAVLIIACPCALGLATPISIMVGTGKGATAGVLIKNAEALEIMEKIDILVVDKTGTLTEGKPKMVSVISQEGWDENRIVTLAASLERGSEHPLALAVVNGAQERGLSLSEADQFRSVTGKGVVGIIEGGRIALGNVALMKEMGVETVALTAAADDLRRRGESVMFLSVDEALVGILGVADPIKATTAQAIRDLHAEGVDVVMLSGDNRITAEAVAARLGIDRVEAEVLPQQKAETIKRLQSEGHIVAMAGDGINDAPALAQAHVGIAMGSGTDVAMESAGITLIKGDLRGIVRARRLSRATMRNIRQNLFFAFIYNSAGIPIAAGVLYPFFGLLLSPMIAALAMSFSSVSVITNALRLRGEKL